The DNA window GGCGAATACTTGATCAAAGGCGTTTCGGGTCGGCTCCTGGTTCATCTACTGGGGCTGCATCTGCAAGAGGGTCGTGCGGACTTTACCAATCGTGAGATGCGGCTCTCCGACGAATTGCGATTGCCCGATTTCAAGGACAATCTGGAAACCCGCCTGCTCCTGCTCCGACGGCGGCTGGACGAGAAGGCTGCTCCAATCCGGCTACTGAGAACGGGTCGCGGAAAGCTCAGGCTGGAAATTGCCGGACCCGCGCTTCTCGAGTCGCGGTAAGGAGCAGGATTGGGGGAACGGCCGTTGTTGGCACGAAACGGAACTGTCGACTGCATTGCGCGATGTCCGCTCTCAGGGGGCAAAGCGGAAAACATATGCTCGCATTGAGCTTTTCCGGTTTTGACCCGACTGAGACATCGGGCCTGATCGCGTCTGAGGCCACTTGCGTGCGATATCCGCTCAGGTCGTTCCGCGAAGGTCGAGAAGCACCTTTCCGCCCGCTCATGACTGGTGCTTTTGCCGCAGAAGTTGCGGCACCGGTCTTTGAGATCGGCCATTTCGAATTGCGCGGCTTCCGTCAGCATCAGTCCTTGTACGGGTTGTGCCAAGACGGCGAGGTGCCTGCTGCGCCCACGTGGACGGATGGCGCGTAGCAGGCTGTACGGACTGTTGGGGGTAAACTTCTGCTTTTGGCAGGGCTGAGCGGACAAGCCCCGCATCGAAAGAACGCCCCACCGTAGCTTTTGACCGTAGCTTTTCGACGTGCGTTAAGAAAAGCCAATACAATTAGAGCTGTAAGGAGGAGCGATGTTCCGCCAGCTAGCTTGACCTCAACCCGCTTGATCAACTTTGATCGGCGCCCATCCGTTAGAAAGCAGTACCGAACCTATTCCCCATCAGTATCCCACCTGCGCGAACAGTTTCTTGATTGCTGGCGCCGACGGCGATGGAGTCCTGCGATAATACTGCCGCCTCTAGAGTATTTGAAGGCCGGCAACGTTTCACACGCCGGCCTATTCCTCCAGAAGCTTTGATGCAGAGGCCCTTCGCGATCCGGGCAATATCGTCGATCAGCCTATGGCAGAGGTTGGCGCAGATGACCTCGGCATTTTGAATTTCTGCGTGTTCACTTGAAAAGCCACCAATCTGCGACAAGAACGTGAATAATTTGGGGGGGTGTGTTATTGGCGGACTGCTGTCTCAGATCCGCTCGGCTGTTCCGATTCACCGGTGGGCATATGATTACCCCTTTTTTGGAACAAATGGCTCGTTTGGGAGGAGTTTCAGATCGGACGCATTGTCCCGGTATACGCGGACAGGCGGTGGCTTAGCTGTTCCAATCGATTGTTTTCGATTCAGCAAGTGAAACACTTGAACGGCATACGTTGCCGAATCAAGAGGCCACCGGTACGGAAGTGGTGGCGACAGAAGAGGGGCATCGCCCCTGACGCGGGTCACGTGATCTCATCGGTTCGCCAGCGACAAGCCAACGGCTGAAGTCGCCACAGGGAGACCTCGACATTCATCGATGGCGATGGCTCAAGCTGTCTCAAATCAGTGCGACGTTGTGATTCGGCAAATGACACGGTGGAACGGCCTGCCTGCCGGTTGCAAGAACGTTGTGCGACACAACCCTTGCCGGCGTTCGGAGGCGGTGCCAAAACCGGTTCTTACAGCACACCACCAGCACCGAACTCCTTCCCTTGCGAGTGTCGTGGGCATGGCATCGGAAGCCCCCCGAAGGGAGAGTCGATGGTCAGCTTTACCGGGCGAGGTGATTTCAAGTAGCGGCGTAAATTCCGACCATTTGCTCGCGTTGGGCTAGACAGCTGAGGCTCATGGAGACGGTGTGGATGAGCGACTCCCGACCAGCCCATAGCAGGAAGGAGACCAGGCACAAGAAGATGTCTCTCGGATAGCGGTACGCGAGGCGGCGCAAAGCGCTGATTAGCCGGGGTTCTGGAAGTGGTTTACCGCACTTTCCTACTAACCTGCGTGCGACGAAGACTTCGGCAACTGGCCTAGCAGCATCGCCAACTCGGCTTGACGCGAGGTACCGGTCTTTTCGAAAATGGATTTCAGTCGACTGCGCAATGTTTCCTTGGAGACGCCGATAGCTGTCGCAATTTCGGGCAACGTTTTGCCAATCGCGATATCCGGGGCAAGCTTGGCCTCGGAAAGAGTTAATCCGAACGCTTGCTGCATGGCTGAAATCGGGGGCCCAACCGGCTCAATCTCAAGATCGATGACGGTTACAATCGCCGAAACCAGATTCAATATGTCATGCGCGGCGCCGACGACGGGAACGATCGATGCAATCATTGGGCGCGCTCCATTGCGCCGAGGCAAAATAACCGGCGCGAGCGGCTTGCGCAGATTGCCGTCATATTCGAGGGCCTGCTTGACTGCCGCCGCAATTTTTCGGCCCGCGTCAGGATGCCAGGATGCCAAACGCCGATTTTCAATTGTCACGCCGTTGCGCGTCAGATTTTCAAAGCTCTCGCTGGCGTGGAGAATGCGACCGTCATTGCCGAGCAGAGCCAACGGCCGTCCATCCGAGGCAAAGGCGTCTGCGATCCGCTGCGCTGAGGATATGCCGATCCGCAGGGCCAGGCTGCCGACCAACTGCAATTGCGACGCCAGCGCATTGATATTCTCGATTTCAGATGGTGAGTACGTCCCTTGATCAATTCGGCGAATGATGGAAGTTGAAAGGACCGAACCGGGCGCCTTCGCCAGGATCACTCCGGCAAAGGATGAATAGCCAGCACTGACAAAGAGCTCCTGATGAAATGGATCCCGCTCGAGTTCGTGCGCCGTAAAGCAGTCTTGTTCGGTCAAAGCCCCTCGCCAGCCGCGAAAAACGAGCTCCAGCCCCCGAGCCCGGTGCGAATTCAGCTGGGGCGATCGCCATTTCTTAACAAACCCGGAGTGAAGTTCGCCGACACCCACGGAGCCAACGGTCCCCAGGGTTTGAAGGCCGCTCGATAGGTTCAAGGCGGCACCTTCCGCGCCGCAGGCTTGCGCTAACTCGTGGAGTGCATTCGGCAGAAGTTCGGGAAGAGCGGCTGCCTCGTAAAATTGATGAACAACACGGTCAAAAGCAGCTGAGCGAACCCCGCTCATTGCAAAAATCCTCTTTCAAAAAAGGTCACTCTAGGGGCAATAACCGGGCGGGACAAGATTTCTTGCCAATCAAGGTATACCGCCTCGAGGCGCCGGTCTGTCCGCAACCCCCGCGGTTTTTCAATCCGAAGTCGCTCTACGACGAACTTGCTCTGTGTGATTGAATTTCGCGATTATCTCTCCCCAAGCCCATGTGTTCCGACGGGGCCTCGCCGGTTAGTCGCCGGAACCATTCAGGTTAATCCCGGCGGTCGCGGCATTTTTTTCCAATTTGACCCGTTCGGGTGAGGCGGCCGCCACCACGCCCAATATAACTAGTTTTTTAGTGAAGCCTGGCAGGGGGTTTCCGATCTCACCGCGCGCTGCCGGATCCGGTTTCGTTTTGGCGAAGCCGGACGCCGCGGGTTTGCGAGCTTGGAAGCTTCGGTCATTTGCGACGCCTGCAAGGCAATGAGTTTGGAGAATTCAAAAGTTTTTATTTGGGGGGACCAATGTCGAACGACGGTGTGACCAGCATTATCGGCAACCAGAACGCCGCGGTAACCGACGGCAACAACAGTCTGATCCTCGCTGGAAACGGCAATGACACGCTCATCGCAGGAGCAAGCAGCATTGTGACTGCGGGCAATGGTAGCGACAAAATTACGGTCGGCGCCAACGGCATCATCATTGCCGGCAACGGCAACGACACCCTGACGAGCGGCGCCAACAGCCTGATCACGGTCGGCAACGGCAACGATACGATAACCGCGGGAGCCAACAGCCTGATCGTCGCCGGCAACGGCAACGATACCGTCCATCTCGGAGCCAACAACATCGTCACCGTCGGAAATGGCAAGGACACGTTCGTGCTTCCGTCATCCTCGCAGGTGACGCTCTCGACGCCCTCAAGCCTTGCGGTCAACGAGGATGGCGCGGTCGCGCTGGCGATCGGCGTCGGCTCATCGGGTTTTGGCTTCGGCAATGAGGCGATTCTCGGTTTCAACGCCAGCAACGACAAGCTTCAGTTCAACACCTCGCAGTTCGCGAATTTCGCGGCCGTCATGGCGTCGGCGAAACAAGTCGGTAACGACGCCGTCATCACCGGCGACGCCTCCGATACGATCGTCCTGAGCGGCGTGCGTCTCTCCAGCCTGACGGCAAGCGATTTTTCCTTCACCAGCACATCGAACATATCGGTGACGATATCGGGAATACCGGCCGGCGTGACGCTGAGCGATACCGCGGGCACCGTCGCCGTGACGAACGGCAGCGCGACATTGACCCAGGCTCAGCTTGCCGGGTTGACGCTGAAGGCCGGCGAGGTGACAGCCGCGACGTTAACGGTCACGGCGACCGACGCATCGACAGGCCACTCGGTTTCGAAGACAATCGCGCTCTCCGTCAATCCCGTCGCTCCGACGCTGATGGGCCCGGCGTCGTTGACGGTCAGCGCTGGCGCTGCCATCGCTCTCGGGATCACGGAAACTCCGTTCGACGCCCGCGACACCATATCCCTGACCATCAAAGGCGTGCCCGCGGATGCGTCGCTGTCGGCCGGGATCAAGAACGCGGATGGCACTTGGACGCTTTCGCCGCCGCAGCTCGCGGGCCTGACCCTGCAGGCCGGGAGCGCGACAACGGCCGCCCTGACGGTCACGGCGACAAACACGCTCGGGCAAACAGCATCAACCTCGGAAACTATCCAGCTCAACGTTGTAACGCCGCTGAAAGTAACGTTCGACACTGTGTCGTTCACCGACACGGGCGTGCAGGGTGACCATATCACCAACAACAGCAGCGTCACGCTGTCCGGTACGGTGACCGATAACTTGACGGTATCGCAGGTTCGGGTTTTCAACGGCAGCACGCTGTTGGGCACGGCGACCGTCGACAACGTCCACCACACCTGGTCGCTGACCAAGATGCTCGCGGACGGAACCTACAACCAGCTGGTCGTCAAAGCGACCGATAGCGCAGGCACCACAGCCGCTGCGAGTACAACCCAGTATGTTGAAATCGACACCACAGCTCCTGCGCTCGTTTCGCAGTCTGAATCCGTCTCGGGACTCACACAATCGAAGATCGACGTCATCACCGTGAATGCGACCGACGCCAACGGCGTGGCGTCGGTGGCGATCTATGACGATGCGACCGGTCATCTGCTGGGCAATGCAACGCTGAGCAACGGTACCTGGAGCTACAGCGCGACCGGACTGTCCGACGGCGCCCACAATTTTTACGCCGTGATCACCGACGCGGCCGGCAACCAGACCAGGACGGCCGACCTCGCGACCGTAACGGTCGATACGACGCCGCCGACGGCAACCATTTCGGCCTCCGTGACCGGGGCAACCAACGTCACGTCCGATGTCATCACGATTAACGCCGCCGATGCCAACGGCGTCGCCTCGGTCGCGATCGACGACAATGGCAACTTTATCGCCAACGCGACACAGACCAGCCCGGGCGTATGGAATTACGTGGCGACTGGTCTTGGTCAGGGCAGCCATGACTTCACGGCTGTGGTCACCGACAACGCGGGCAATTCATCCACCACCGGCCATGCGTCGGTATCGGTCGATACAACCGCGCCTTCGGTCACATTTGATACGGTCTCCTATGACCACACCGGCGCCGCCAATTTCACCAAGGACGGAACGGTTACGCTGTCCGGGACGACGGCCGACAACGTCACGGTATCGCAGGTCCAGGTATTCAGCGGCACGCAGTTGCTGGGCAATGCTGTTGTCGACAACACGAGCCATACCTGGACTCTCACCGAAAATCTGGGGCCGGGCATTTACACCAATCTCAGCGCGACGGCGACCGACGAGGCCGGCAATACCAGCACGGCCAGCAATGCCGATGCCACGCAAACGCTGCACGTCGATCAAACGGCCCCCTCGGTCACGTTTGCAACGGTGTCGTTCGTCGACACCGGGACCCCGAACGACGGCATCACCGGCAACAACCTTGTGACGCTGTCCGGCTCGGTCACCGACGACGTGACGGTGTCGCAGGTTCAGGTGTTCAACGGCTCCCAGTTGCTGGGCAATGCCGTCGTCGACAACAACAGCCACTCCTGGACATTGACGACGAATCTCGCGGACGGAACCTACGCCAATTTGAATGCGACAGCGACTGACGAGGCTGGCAACACGACAAGCGTCGCCAACGCCAGCACGACCTCGAGCCTGCAGATCGATACCGCCTCGCCCACGATCACGTTCAACAACGTGACACTGACCAATCCGGCGGATACGTCCGGAACGCTCTCGTCGGATGGCGGAGTAACACTGTCGGGTACGGTGTCGGATAATGTCAGCCTGTCCCAGGTTCAGGTGTTCAACGGGACCGAGCTGCTGGGAACGGCGAATGTCGTGAACGGCGCCTGGACCCTGACGACGAGCCTGGCGCAGGGCAGCTACAACCAGTTTCACGCAACCGCGACCGACGAAGCCGGCAACGTTGCCGATGCCGGCATCAACCACGTCGTGACCGTAAGTCCCGAGTCGGGCTATGTCATTGACGGCTATATCCAGGGCGCGACTGTTTTCGCGGACACCAACCGCAATGGGAAGCTCGATCCCGGCGAGGCTTCGGGTGTAACAGACGCCTCGGGTCATTTCGTTCTCGGGCCCGGAACGACGTCGGGCACGTTGGTGCTGACCGGCGGTGTCGATACCGCGACCAATCTCCCATTTACGGGCGTGATGACGGCTCCGACGGGGTCCAGCCAGGTGACCCCGCTTACGACGCTTGTTCAATCGGTCGCGGCAGCCAATGGAGGAGACGTCGCATCGGCTTCGCAAGCGGTTGCCAACGCGCTCGGCCTCGATCCGACGGTCAATCTGACCAACCTCGATACTGTGGCGGCCGCCTACGCCGGCAATAGTCAGGCCTTCGTCGCGGCCAGCGAGGTGCTGAACACCGTCTCGATGGTTGCGTCGGCGGTCGCAGGCACGGGAGCTTCAGACTTCTCCTCTGCCGCCAGCGGCGTGTTTTCAGCCCTTGCATCGCAAATCGTCGCAAATGGGTCTCTGGATCTGAGCAGCTCTTCCGTGGTCTCGGCGGTCGTCAGTGACACCATCGCCTCGGTCACCTCGGGAACCTCGACTTTGACGAGTGACCAGACCTCGGGCATTGCCAGTGTGGTGACCTCGGTCAATCAGGCAACGGACCAGGCGGTCGCGGACAGCGGCGGTAGTTCCACGGCGGTGCTTCTCACGAATGTCAGCGCCACCTCCATCGTGGCGCAAGGCAGCGCGTCGGCGCAGCTTCAGCAGGCAACCTCCGGCGCCGTCGATTTGTCGACGGTCGTCGCCAACAACACCGGCAGCAGCCTGAGCAATTCCGTGGGAGCCGCGGTTGGTCAGGTAGGAAGCGTCGCTCCCGCCGCGCCGACCGTGATCGGCCTGACCCCGACGGATAGCTCGCCGAACAATGCAAATCTCGTGCATTACCTGCTGACGTTCTCGGATCCGGTAACCGGCGTCAATGCGAGCGATTTCAGCCTGTCGACGACCGGGCTGACGGGCGCTTCGATCGCAGGTGTTACGCAGGTCAGTGGCAGCAACGGGACCCAATACAGCATCGCAGTCAATGCCGGGTCCGGCAACGGTACCCTCGCGTTGAACTTCACCGGCACGACCGTCCAGGATCTGGCCAACAATGCGCTGGCTGACCAATCCACTCATGTGGGGTCAACCTATGTGATCGATCAAGATACCAATGAACAAGCCGCGTTGTCTCTGACGGTCACGAATACACAGGTTAATACGGCGGGTTCTGCGGTCCTCAGCTTCGCCATCGCGGGCCTCGGACCCGAAGATACCGGCGTGGTCACCTTTACCGATGGCCAGAACAAGGTGACGGTCAACATCTCGGCGGCGCAGACGAATTACACCGCCAATCTCAGCACGCTGACGGACGGCACCATTACGTCGTCGCTGGCGGTCAACACCGATGCGGCCGGCAATTCGTTCTCGCCGGTTGCCGGCACGAGCGCCGTCGCGTTGAGCGGCTTCAACGTCTCAGGCAGCCCCTTCCAGATCATCCAGAACGGGACGGGCGACATCACGCTTGATCCGTCCGGCAGCGTCGTCGGGCAGGCCGGCGACGGCGTGATCGCGGAGCAGAGCAGCAGCGGGACCGGCAACATCATCGTCAACGCGTCGGGCAGCCTGACCGGAACGGGCAGCGGCTCGACCGGCCTGCTCGCCGAGAACCTCAACGCGGCCAATGCCGGCAACATCACGGTGACCGCCACCGGCGGCGCCAGCGGCGCGTTTGACGGGATCGACATCGTCAATCAAGGCAGCGGCAATATCGCGCTCGAAGCAGGGGGAGCGATAGCCTCGACCGTGCAGTTCGGCATTCGCGCCGAGGCGCACGGTACCGGCAGCGTGTCGGTGGTGACGGACGCCGGCAGCACCATCCATTCCGGCGGCGCCGGCGTCAGTGTCCTCAGTTTCGCTACCGCGATTGCGGCCTCCGCCAACAGCACGCTCACGGTTACGACCAACGGCACCATCAACTCCGGGACCACCAACAATCCCAGCGGCTCGGTGGCCCAGGGCGTGGCCGTCGGCTATTATGGCGCCAACGGTACCGCCAACACCGGCATCAGCGGCACCGTCGTCGTCAACAACAACGGCAACATCACGGCGGCGGCGGGCTACGGCATCGACGCCTACAATTACGGCAACGGCAATGTGACGGTGAACGAGGGGGCCGGCACCTCGGTCTCCGGCGCGCAATATGGCATTGGAGCGTTCGGCAACAGCTTCGGCACCGGCAATATCGCGGTCAATGTCGCGGCCAACGCCACGCTCTCGGGCGGCTCGATCTTCGGCATCCAGGCGTTCGAGAACGAGGTCGGCAGCGTCAGCGTCATGACCGCGGCCGGCGACGTCATCACCGGCGGCAGCAGCGGCATCAACGCCCAGAGCCAGGCGGGCTCCGATGGCGCCAGCAGCAGCGTCACGGTGATCGCCAACGGCACCATCCATTCCGGCTCGAACCTGACGCCGAACGGCTCGACGCCCGGAGGCATCGTTGCCGGCTACTCTCCCAATGGCCAGAACGTGGCCAACGGCAACGTCGCCGGCAACGTGTTGGTGCAGAGCAATGCCACCATCGTGGCGGCGGCGGGCGCCGGCATCAACGCCTACAACTACGGGACCGGCAACGTGACGGTCGCCACGGGTGCCACCTCGTCGACCACCGCGGCGACGACCGGCACCCAAGCCGATGGCATCAATGCCAATGCGCTCAATGGCGGCAATGTCAGCGTCACCAATGGCGGAAGCCTGACCGCTGGAACCGGCATTTTCTCCAGTACCAACCATGGCGGCTCCATCACCCTGGAGAACGACGGCCTGATCACCGCCACCGCACTGTCCGGCATCAACGTCTCGCAGAACAGCACCGGCTCGACCGGATCGGTCACCATCACCAATACCGGCACCGTGGTCGGGGCGGCCAGTCATTCCGCGATCAACGTCACGGAGAATCCCACCGGCACGGTGACGATCAACAACTCCGGCACTATCGGCGCGGTCGCGACGGCGGCCTCGACCCCTGCCATCACCGAGAACGGCGGCATAGCCGTCGTGATCAACAACGCCGGCCAGATCGACGGCGGCGTCCTCACCAACAGCACCGGCGGCTTTACCGGCACGTTCAACAACAATGCCGGCGCGAGCTGGCAATCCGGCTACATCGACGACGAGGGCACCATCACCGCATCGGGTGTTGGCTCGGCGATCGCGGTGCTGGGCACATCGGGCGGCATCACTGTCGCCAACAATGCCGCCGGCAGCCTGACGGTCGCGGCCGGTGCTGCCCTGACCGCCGATTTCCTCAACATCGGGCAGCTGCTCGGCAGCTCGGGAACCGTTACCGTCACTGGCGCGGGCACCACGGTCAACACCACGGCCGGCCAGTACCAGAACATCCTGGCCGGCAATGACGGCACGGCGTCGCTGACCATCTCCAACCAGGCGGTAGTCACGACAACCAATATGGAGGTTGCGAACAATTTCGATGCCGGCGTCACCGACACGCTGATCGTCGACGGCGCAACGCTTAATGCCGTCCAGAACCTGACCATTGCCAATGCCGGCACCGCCAACGCCACGGTTGAAAACGGCGGCACGATCTCGACCGGCTTCCTTTCCATGTCCAGCCAGGCCGGCAGCGCCGGCAGCCTTACCGTGACCGGTGCAGGCTCCGTCGTCACGGCCGGTGGAATCGGCTTTGGTTCGTCCGTCAGCTCGGCAACCTTGAACGTCAGCAATGGCGGCGCCGTCGTCATCGGAACCGGCACCACGGCGATCGCGGGCGCCGTCCATGTCGGCAGCTTCGCTTCGCTGATCGGCGCCGGCACCATCAATGGCAATGTGGTGGACGACGGCAACATCACGGCGCTCGGACTTTTGGACATCACGGGTGTCCTGAGCGGGTCGGGATCGATCAATATCAATGACGGGGGGACGCTCGAGCTTGCCGGATCCGGCGCCGAGAGCATGTTCTTTGCCGGCGGCAACGACACGCTGAAGCTCGACAACACGCCGGGCTTCACCGGGACGATCGCGGGGTTCTCGGGAAGCTCCGGCAACTTTACCGTCACCGGTCTGGGCAACGTCACGGCGGCAACGGGAGACGCGATCGACTTCACCTCGTCGGGAGGTGTCGTCGGCAGCCCGGCCAATGTGATCGTCACGACCGGCGGGGCAATCACCGGCGCGGCGAACGGCATCAACATCATCCAGAACGGGGTCGGGGACATCACGGTTGACCCGACCGGGAGCGTGACCGGTCAGGCCGGCGACGGGCTGATCGCGGAGCAGAGCAGCAGTGGGACCGGCAACATTGTCGTCAGCGCGTCAGGCAGCCTGGCCGGTCAAGGCACCGGGTCGGAAGGCCTGCTCGCCGAGAACCTCAACGCGGCCAATGCCGGCAATATCACCGTCACCGCAACCGGTGGCGCCAATGGCGCTTACGGTATCGACACTCTGCAGGACGGCAACGGCAATATCTCGATCGAAGCGGCAGGAACTGTCAGCGGCAGTGTGCAATACGGCATTCGGGCCCTGAGCTACGGCTCCGGCAGCCAGACGATCCTGACGGACGCCGGAACCAACATCAATTCAGCCAGCAGCGGCATCAGCGCCGCCAATCGCGACACCACGATCACAGCATCTGCCAATAGCTTCATCACCGTCACCAACAATGCCACCATCAATTCCGGAACCACCAACAACCTCAGCGGCTCGGTGCCGTTCGGCATCGG is part of the Bradyrhizobium erythrophlei genome and encodes:
- a CDS encoding helix-turn-helix transcriptional regulator, with product MSGVRSAAFDRVVHQFYEAAALPELLPNALHELAQACGAEGAALNLSSGLQTLGTVGSVGVGELHSGFVKKWRSPQLNSHRARGLELVFRGWRGALTEQDCFTAHELERDPFHQELFVSAGYSSFAGVILAKAPGSVLSTSIIRRIDQGTYSPSEIENINALASQLQLVGSLALRIGISSAQRIADAFASDGRPLALLGNDGRILHASESFENLTRNGVTIENRRLASWHPDAGRKIAAAVKQALEYDGNLRKPLAPVILPRRNGARPMIASIVPVVGAAHDILNLVSAIVTVIDLEIEPVGPPISAMQQAFGLTLSEAKLAPDIAIGKTLPEIATAIGVSKETLRSRLKSIFEKTGTSRQAELAMLLGQLPKSSSHAG